From the genome of Paenibacillus sp. JQZ6Y-1, one region includes:
- a CDS encoding response regulator transcription factor — MQKIMIVEDDRKIAGLLQAHIERYGFEVVVTEHFDRVLEQFQQIKPDLVLLDVNLPSYDGYYWCRQIRSHSICPVLFISARAGEMDQIMALENGADDYITKPFDYGIVMAKIRSQLRRAYGEYATRQEERLVQKLGLTLYPERLELTYNEHTIPLTKKEADIIESLLERHPRVASREALLEKLWDDQNFVDENTLNVNITRVRKKLQELGLEQAVETVRGIGYRLQIDDGSEAGRDNV; from the coding sequence ATGCAGAAAATTATGATCGTGGAGGATGACCGCAAAATCGCTGGTCTGCTGCAAGCTCATATTGAGCGATATGGCTTCGAGGTGGTGGTCACCGAGCATTTCGACCGTGTATTGGAACAGTTTCAACAGATCAAGCCCGATCTGGTGTTGCTGGATGTGAATTTGCCTAGCTATGACGGGTATTATTGGTGCCGTCAGATTCGCAGTCACTCCATCTGCCCCGTGCTGTTTATCTCGGCACGCGCCGGAGAAATGGACCAGATTATGGCACTTGAAAATGGTGCCGACGACTACATTACCAAACCATTTGATTACGGCATTGTGATGGCGAAGATTCGCAGCCAATTGCGCCGCGCGTACGGCGAATACGCTACGCGCCAAGAGGAACGGTTGGTGCAAAAGCTTGGCTTGACGCTATACCCAGAGCGATTGGAACTGACCTATAACGAACACACCATTCCACTCACCAAAAAGGAAGCAGATATTATCGAAAGTCTGCTGGAACGTCATCCGCGCGTTGCCAGTCGCGAGGCACTGCTGGAAAAGCTATGGGATGATCAGAACTTTGTCGATGAGAATACGCTTAACGTCAATATTACCCGTGTCCGCAAAAAATTGCAGGAGCTGGGCTTGGAGCAGGCGGTGGAGACTGTGCGTGGGATCGGCTACCGCTTGCAGATTGACGATGGCAGCGAAGCGGGGCGTGACAACGTATGA
- a CDS encoding Rpn family recombination-promoting nuclease/putative transposase yields MNELLDPKNDFLFKRIFGSEENKDVLLAFLNRTFTHAGKPPLCEIILLNSYTDKDSPLDKQSIFDIHARTADSQLINIEMQLFNNYDMEKRTLYYWSKLYSSQLFEGNAYKQLRKCVTINVLDYSFLPNEQYHNVFRLSEDASGIHLTDDMELHFLELPKLGGSTLADQQGGLMNWLLFLKYTDSVNWEELAMNEPQLKKAMNTLEFLSQDQQARMEYESRQKALRDEISRQEYARDRGLEEGRKEGIQQGIEQGIEQTKLDTARKMLAMGLPADIIAEATGLSQQQIQDLRAQGESPTSS; encoded by the coding sequence ATGAATGAATTACTTGATCCTAAAAATGACTTTCTGTTTAAACGTATCTTTGGCAGTGAAGAAAACAAAGACGTGCTGCTTGCGTTTTTGAATCGTACGTTTACCCATGCTGGTAAGCCACCGCTTTGTGAAATTATTTTGCTCAACTCGTATACGGATAAAGATTCACCGCTCGATAAGCAGTCTATCTTTGATATTCACGCGCGTACGGCTGACAGTCAACTAATCAATATTGAGATGCAGTTGTTTAACAATTATGATATGGAAAAGCGCACATTGTATTATTGGAGCAAGCTGTATTCCAGCCAGTTGTTTGAGGGCAATGCGTACAAACAATTACGCAAATGTGTTACCATCAATGTACTGGATTATTCCTTTTTGCCAAATGAGCAGTATCATAATGTGTTCCGACTGAGTGAAGATGCCAGCGGAATTCATTTAACAGACGATATGGAGTTGCATTTTCTAGAATTGCCCAAGCTGGGCGGGAGCACTCTCGCCGATCAACAGGGCGGATTGATGAACTGGCTGCTTTTTCTGAAATATACGGATTCCGTAAACTGGGAGGAATTAGCGATGAACGAGCCACAATTGAAAAAAGCGATGAATACGTTGGAATTTCTGAGTCAGGATCAACAGGCACGCATGGAATATGAATCTCGTCAAAAGGCATTACGCGATGAAATTTCTCGTCAAGAATATGCACGGGATCGTGGGCTGGAAGAAGGGCGTAAGGAAGGGATTCAACAGGGGATTGAGCAGGGTATCGAACAAACGAAGCTAGACACGGCTCGCAAAATGCTGGCAATGGGATTACCAGCCGACATAATTGCCGAAGCGACTGGATTGTCGCAGCAGCAGATTCAGGATTTGCGTGCTCAAGGAGAGTCACCCACTTCATCCTAA
- a CDS encoding sensor histidine kinase, which translates to MKLFFREYRLLLLMQCLILFGALSIYWLDGYHHLLPALYSVFLGLFVTALYLTYQYISRRQYYRVLSQPLSSPEDLLLRTDQTPIGEALQTLLRHQYRYYHEQLDKNRREQQEHLTFMDQWVHQMKTPLAVIELTVQQVDEPEFASIREELEQMRANLNMVLYMARLRNFQQDFHIKSLSLSRIISEVVHDHKRSFIRNGVYPEVKETDGELVVESDEKWLFFMLSQIMLNAVKYSSGSGQKVHVTSFIRAGQAVVQIRDHGVGIPAADLNRVFDAFFTGENGRHFRESTGMGLYLTQEAAKRLDHQLELESTPGEGTTVRIVFPSYQQRVPASAQQADNLTTV; encoded by the coding sequence ATGAAGCTATTTTTCCGTGAATATCGGTTGCTGCTGTTGATGCAATGCCTTATTTTGTTTGGTGCGCTGAGCATTTACTGGCTGGATGGCTACCATCATTTGCTGCCAGCGCTCTATTCGGTCTTTCTAGGATTGTTTGTGACGGCTCTATATTTGACATATCAGTATATCAGTCGGCGGCAATATTATCGTGTGCTCAGTCAGCCGTTATCCTCGCCAGAGGATCTATTGCTGCGTACTGATCAGACGCCGATTGGCGAAGCATTGCAGACGTTGCTGCGTCATCAGTATCGATATTATCATGAGCAGCTGGATAAGAATCGACGCGAGCAGCAAGAGCATCTGACTTTTATGGATCAATGGGTGCATCAGATGAAGACACCACTGGCAGTGATCGAATTGACGGTACAGCAGGTGGACGAGCCAGAATTTGCTAGTATTCGCGAGGAATTGGAGCAGATGCGTGCCAATCTGAATATGGTGCTGTATATGGCGCGGCTGCGCAACTTTCAGCAGGATTTTCATATCAAATCGCTGTCGCTATCACGGATCATTAGCGAAGTGGTGCATGACCACAAGCGCTCCTTTATCCGCAACGGCGTGTATCCAGAGGTGAAGGAGACTGATGGCGAGCTGGTCGTAGAATCGGACGAGAAGTGGCTCTTTTTTATGTTATCTCAAATTATGCTAAATGCGGTCAAATACTCATCTGGCAGCGGGCAAAAGGTGCATGTCACTTCCTTTATCCGTGCAGGGCAGGCGGTCGTACAAATTCGCGATCATGGTGTCGGCATTCCGGCGGCGGATCTGAATCGGGTATTTGATGCCTTTTTCACCGGAGAAAATGGGCGGCATTTCCGCGAATCGACTGGCATGGGACTGTATTTGACGCAGGAAGCAGCCAAACGATTGGATCATCAGCTGGAGCTGGAATCGACACCGGGCGAGGGTACTACAGTACGCATCGTTTTTCCTTCGTATCAACAGCGTGTACCTGCCAGTGCACAACAAGCGGACAACCTTACAACAGTGTAA
- a CDS encoding peptide MFS transporter, whose amino-acid sequence MSNITKQEIVDSVPQRGFFGHPRGLFTLFFTEFWERFSYYGMRAILLYYMYYSISQGGLGIDETTATAIMSIYGSLVYMSGIIGGWLADRIFGTSRAVFFGGILIMLGHIVLAIPGGASLLFTSMALIVLGTGLLKPNVSTIVGEMYSEQDNRRDAGFSIFYMGINLGGFLAPLIVGTIGMNINFHFGFSLAAIGMFIGLLVFIFTRKGSLGLAGTIVPNPMNPQERKKVFSILAVGAIVIAVIAALAISMGWLTLESFVLVVAVLGVLIPICYFVVMYRSPKTTDVERSRLTAYIPLFIASVMFWSIQEQGSTILARFADKRTQLDFMGIHISPAWFQSLNPLFIIVLAPVFAWFWLKLGDRQPSIPRKFAFGILFAGLSFLVILLPAYFGGENALVSPIWLVLSYFIVVLGELCLSPVGLSATTKLAPAAFSAQTMSLWFLSNAAAQAVNAVLANFYHEETEMIYFGVIGGLAILLGIVLFALSPKIQGYMKGVK is encoded by the coding sequence GTGTCTAATATTACCAAGCAAGAAATCGTGGATAGCGTTCCACAGCGCGGCTTTTTCGGTCATCCGCGCGGACTGTTCACTCTGTTTTTCACTGAATTTTGGGAGCGTTTTTCCTATTATGGGATGAGAGCGATCCTGCTTTATTACATGTACTATTCCATTAGCCAAGGCGGTCTTGGTATTGACGAAACGACTGCTACGGCGATTATGTCCATTTATGGATCGCTGGTGTACATGTCCGGTATCATCGGCGGCTGGTTGGCTGACCGTATATTCGGTACATCCAGAGCTGTCTTTTTCGGTGGCATACTCATTATGCTTGGGCATATCGTGCTTGCTATACCGGGGGGTGCCAGTCTGCTGTTCACCTCGATGGCACTGATCGTGCTTGGTACTGGCTTGCTAAAACCGAACGTATCTACCATTGTAGGTGAAATGTATAGTGAACAAGATAATCGCCGAGATGCCGGATTTAGTATTTTCTATATGGGGATCAACTTAGGCGGCTTCCTTGCTCCACTGATCGTCGGTACGATTGGAATGAATATTAACTTCCACTTTGGCTTTAGTTTGGCGGCAATCGGGATGTTTATCGGTCTGCTCGTGTTTATCTTTACTCGTAAAGGTAGTCTCGGACTCGCCGGTACTATCGTGCCGAATCCGATGAACCCGCAGGAGCGGAAAAAGGTCTTCTCTATCCTTGCTGTCGGTGCGATTGTGATTGCAGTCATTGCGGCGCTAGCGATTTCGATGGGCTGGCTGACACTGGAATCGTTCGTACTCGTCGTTGCTGTACTGGGCGTATTGATTCCGATTTGCTATTTTGTCGTGATGTATCGCAGTCCGAAAACGACGGATGTAGAGCGTTCACGCCTAACCGCATATATTCCGCTATTTATCGCTTCGGTCATGTTCTGGTCGATCCAAGAGCAAGGCTCAACGATTCTGGCACGATTCGCTGATAAGCGTACACAGCTTGATTTTATGGGCATTCATATTTCGCCCGCATGGTTCCAATCACTGAATCCGCTGTTTATTATTGTGCTGGCTCCCGTATTTGCTTGGTTCTGGCTAAAGCTTGGTGATCGTCAGCCATCGATTCCACGCAAATTCGCTTTTGGTATTTTGTTCGCGGGTCTGTCGTTCCTCGTGATTCTGCTGCCTGCTTACTTTGGCGGTGAAAATGCCTTGGTCAGCCCAATCTGGCTCGTACTGAGTTACTTTATCGTCGTGCTCGGTGAGCTGTGTCTGTCACCGGTTGGTCTATCTGCGACAACCAAGCTGGCTCCAGCAGCATTCTCTGCTCAAACGATGAGTCTCTGGTTCCTGTCAAACGCGGCAGCACAAGCGGTCAACGCTGTACTCGCCAACTTCTATCATGAAGAAACCGAGATGATCTACTTTGGCGTTATCGGGGGTCTGGCGATTCTGCTCGGTATTGTGCTGTTCGCCCTTTCACCGAAGATTCAGGGTTATATGAAGGGTGTAAAATAG
- a CDS encoding glycosyltransferase family 2 protein — protein MADGILIFSIISIWIAVLEAIVIMAGAIRFMNRQNKTGIVIPETMEHYPTVTVMVPAHNEEIVVGITTEHILNMNYPDYKVQVIVIADNCSDGTVESLNRLKARPEYAHRDFMIIDRTGTGGKSGALNEALKHTKGEWICVYDADAAPEKNALMFLVQKALEKPRRYGAVFGRNKARNRGQNFLSRCINLELVTIQRVHHTGLWELFKVGTIPGTNFIVKTALIQDIGGWDPDAITEDTAITFDILTRGKLIALAPQAEAYQQEPEQLSVYMSQRQRWSKGNYRVILDNIHHLFNGSSWRIKIQVLYYAASYFWFMIAIIVSDIIFIANIVYQIIALFNPNVVSPFQFVGDVYIYLVISWALMYYIYVLQINLALASDIGQSNTQNFVLSCISYFTYAQLFLIISIKAFYSLLVDIFTGRKTSWYKTKRFG, from the coding sequence ATGGCAGATGGCATACTGATATTCTCGATCATCAGCATCTGGATTGCAGTGCTGGAAGCGATCGTCATCATGGCAGGCGCGATCCGTTTTATGAATCGGCAAAATAAAACGGGCATCGTCATCCCAGAAACGATGGAACATTACCCGACTGTCACCGTTATGGTACCGGCGCATAATGAAGAGATTGTGGTCGGCATTACGACCGAGCATATTTTGAATATGAATTACCCCGATTACAAAGTACAGGTGATCGTTATCGCGGACAACTGCTCCGACGGCACGGTCGAATCGCTGAATCGGCTAAAAGCGCGCCCAGAGTACGCGCACCGTGACTTTATGATTATCGACCGTACAGGCACAGGCGGCAAATCTGGCGCATTGAATGAAGCGCTCAAGCATACGAAGGGTGAATGGATCTGCGTATACGATGCCGACGCTGCTCCAGAGAAGAATGCACTCATGTTTTTGGTGCAAAAAGCACTGGAGAAGCCAAGACGATACGGCGCTGTATTTGGACGCAACAAGGCACGTAACCGTGGGCAAAACTTCCTGTCGCGTTGTATCAACTTGGAGCTGGTGACCATTCAGCGTGTGCATCACACCGGGCTGTGGGAGCTGTTCAAAGTCGGCACCATTCCCGGCACCAATTTTATCGTCAAAACTGCACTGATTCAGGATATCGGCGGCTGGGACCCAGATGCGATTACGGAGGATACGGCGATTACATTTGATATTTTGACCCGCGGCAAGCTGATTGCGCTCGCACCACAGGCAGAAGCGTATCAGCAGGAACCGGAGCAGCTGAGCGTATATATGAGTCAGCGTCAGCGTTGGTCGAAGGGGAATTACCGCGTCATTCTGGATAATATTCATCATCTGTTCAACGGCTCGAGTTGGCGGATCAAGATTCAGGTGTTGTATTATGCAGCAAGCTACTTCTGGTTTATGATCGCCATTATCGTTTCGGATATTATCTTTATCGCAAATATTGTGTATCAGATCATCGCGCTGTTCAATCCGAATGTAGTGTCACCGTTCCAGTTTGTTGGCGACGTATATATTTATCTCGTCATTTCGTGGGCGCTGATGTATTACATTTATGTATTGCAGATCAATCTGGCGCTGGCATCGGATATTGGGCAGAGCAATACGCAGAATTTTGTATTATCGTGCATTTCCTATTTCACGTATGCGCAGCTGTTCCTGATTATCTCGATCAAAGCATTTTACTCGCTGCTGGTGGATATTTTCACCGGTCGCAAAACCAGCTGGTACAAAACGAAGCGCTTCGGTTGA
- the greA gene encoding transcription elongation factor GreA: MANENEEVILTPEGLAKLEEELKELKGPRRQELAARLKTAISYGDLKENSEYHSAKEDQAFMETRILTLERMLRNSRVISATNIDTSRVVLGSVAVLKDIEFDEVLEYQLVGPAEADLSNNKLSYESPLGKALMGHQAGDKITFEAPMGTFHYELLEIKVGG; encoded by the coding sequence ATGGCAAACGAAAATGAAGAAGTAATTTTGACCCCAGAAGGTCTCGCCAAACTGGAAGAAGAATTGAAAGAGTTGAAGGGTCCGCGCCGTCAGGAACTGGCTGCTCGCCTGAAAACTGCAATCAGTTATGGCGATCTGAAGGAAAATAGCGAATATCATTCCGCCAAGGAAGATCAGGCGTTTATGGAAACCCGCATTCTGACACTAGAGCGCATGCTGCGTAACTCGCGCGTCATCAGTGCAACCAATATCGACACATCCCGCGTCGTGCTCGGCTCGGTTGCTGTATTGAAGGATATTGAATTTGATGAAGTACTCGAATACCAGCTGGTAGGTCCGGCAGAAGCCGATCTGTCCAATAACAAACTGTCCTACGAAAGCCCACTGGGCAAAGCACTGATGGGACATCAAGCAGGCGACAAGATTACCTTTGAAGCGCCAATGGGTACATTCCATTACGAGCTGCTGGAGATCAAAGTCGGCGGTTAA
- a CDS encoding metallophosphoesterase has translation MWIGIVVIIVYHLLLLYIGWNGWVWLATLFPQHMLPRYIWVIVLLILAYSIFLGFWQQEVSAFKWIGAVWVALIYFCVLWLPVMNLVLLVLRLTPWSMSTIVMWAGWVSIAAFIATFAVGMYNAYSPVVRSYNIAIDKPVNGPSEMNIVMASDMHFGALSNESHARRLVERVNALKPDLILIPGDIMDDNLLYYTKTKIPEILKGFQAPVYSSLGNHDRFEKGVDLVDVLNESHLNVLYDESVVLDNGITLVGRRDHSDLPRTELGKLLEEVDHAHPVIVLDHQPYELDAEQKLGTDLVVSGHTHRGQMAPFSLITHRIFENDWGYLQKGQLHSIVTSGFGFWGSPLRIGTRSEIVQIHVKFRDGGTAGNTESTSAESTYSTEG, from the coding sequence GTGTGGATAGGAATCGTTGTTATTATTGTGTATCATCTGCTATTGCTCTACATCGGTTGGAATGGTTGGGTATGGCTGGCGACGCTGTTTCCGCAGCACATGTTACCGCGCTACATTTGGGTCATTGTACTCCTGATTTTGGCGTACTCGATTTTTCTCGGCTTTTGGCAACAGGAAGTCAGCGCATTTAAATGGATTGGCGCTGTCTGGGTTGCTCTTATTTATTTCTGCGTACTCTGGTTGCCGGTAATGAACTTGGTGCTGTTAGTGCTGCGTCTAACGCCGTGGTCCATGTCCACGATTGTCATGTGGGCAGGCTGGGTATCCATTGCTGCTTTTATTGCGACCTTTGCGGTGGGTATGTATAACGCCTACAGCCCAGTGGTGCGAAGCTACAATATTGCCATTGATAAGCCGGTCAACGGTCCGTCCGAGATGAATATTGTAATGGCTTCGGATATGCACTTTGGGGCGTTGTCTAATGAAAGTCATGCCCGCAGGCTGGTAGAACGGGTCAATGCGCTCAAGCCTGATCTGATTCTAATACCCGGTGACATCATGGACGACAATCTGTTGTATTACACCAAGACCAAGATTCCAGAGATTCTCAAAGGCTTCCAAGCACCCGTCTATTCTTCACTCGGCAACCATGATCGTTTTGAAAAAGGTGTCGATCTGGTGGACGTATTGAATGAGAGCCATTTGAATGTACTATACGACGAATCTGTCGTGCTGGATAATGGCATCACTCTGGTTGGTCGTCGCGATCATAGCGATCTGCCGCGTACCGAGCTGGGCAAGCTGCTAGAGGAAGTGGATCATGCGCATCCGGTCATCGTGCTGGATCATCAGCCGTATGAACTGGATGCAGAGCAGAAGCTAGGCACTGATCTGGTCGTATCCGGTCATACCCATCGCGGACAGATGGCACCGTTCTCGCTCATTACTCACCGTATTTTTGAGAATGACTGGGGCTATCTGCAAAAGGGGCAGCTGCATTCCATCGTTACATCTGGCTTCGGATTCTGGGGAAGCCCGCTGCGTATCGGCACCCGTTCCGAAATTGTGCAGATTCATGTGAAATTTAGAGATGGTGGAACTGCTGGCAATACGGAGAGTACATCAGCCGAATCTACATATTCGACGGAAGGTTAA
- a CDS encoding YxeA family protein, whose protein sequence is MKLKKWIIALSLVAVAGVAALSFGMYHLMSDRDRAKMNPFVQEQYSYVQIDNSAIPANIKDEDTVEYTLPAWSENGTVQNTSFMGMKKLREGAYVQLISKGGYIDSYKEVTADQLPETVRQHITEDSSSKEATSKNMTSNTSAP, encoded by the coding sequence ATGAAATTGAAAAAATGGATTATTGCATTATCGTTGGTTGCTGTAGCAGGTGTCGCTGCTTTGAGCTTTGGCATGTATCACTTGATGTCTGATCGTGATCGCGCCAAAATGAATCCTTTTGTGCAGGAGCAATACAGTTATGTACAAATAGATAACTCTGCTATTCCCGCAAACATCAAGGATGAAGATACAGTCGAGTACACATTACCCGCTTGGAGCGAAAACGGAACCGTGCAAAACACAAGCTTTATGGGAATGAAAAAATTGCGCGAAGGCGCATATGTACAGCTGATCTCCAAAGGCGGCTATATCGACTCCTACAAGGAAGTCACCGCCGACCAGCTACCTGAAACAGTACGTCAGCATATAACGGAAGATTCCAGCAGCAAGGAAGCCACAAGCAAGAATATGACTAGCAATACCTCTGCTCCATAA
- a CDS encoding ABC transporter ATP-binding protein → MLQVNRVSKVYEGKVSYKALTDIQFTIQDGEFVGIMGPSGSGKTTLLNMIATIDQPTTGDILIGGRNINTMRKNELAQFRRRELGFVFQDFNLLHTLTVEENIVLPLTLDGRPVREMKEKAAVIAERLGISSIMNKRTFEISGGQAQRTAIARSMIHSPQLLLADEPTGNLDSKSARDVMEMLEQINREEQKTMMLVTHDAVAASYCSRVIFIRDGHLYSEIHRGDNRQAFFQKIIDTLSLLGGHSSDISSIRV, encoded by the coding sequence ATGCTGCAAGTAAACCGAGTCAGCAAGGTATATGAAGGCAAAGTGTCATACAAGGCGCTGACCGATATTCAATTTACAATTCAGGATGGCGAATTCGTCGGCATTATGGGACCGTCCGGCAGTGGCAAAACAACGCTACTCAATATGATTGCTACGATCGATCAACCGACAACGGGCGATATTCTGATCGGTGGACGCAATATCAATACGATGCGCAAAAATGAGCTGGCACAATTTCGACGTCGTGAATTGGGATTCGTGTTTCAGGACTTCAATCTGCTGCATACGCTGACGGTTGAGGAGAATATCGTGCTGCCGCTCACGTTGGACGGACGTCCGGTACGCGAGATGAAGGAAAAGGCAGCTGTGATTGCCGAGCGGCTGGGCATCAGCAGTATTATGAACAAGCGCACCTTTGAAATCTCCGGTGGTCAGGCACAGCGGACAGCGATTGCCCGCTCAATGATTCATTCCCCGCAATTGCTACTGGCAGATGAACCGACGGGTAACCTCGATTCCAAGTCAGCACGCGATGTGATGGAGATGCTGGAGCAGATCAATCGGGAAGAGCAGAAAACGATGATGCTCGTGACACATGATGCGGTCGCTGCCAGCTATTGCAGTCGGGTAATCTTTATCCGCGATGGTCATCTGTACAGCGAGATTCATCGCGGAGACAATCGACAGGCATTTTTCCAGAAAATCATTGATACGCTGTCGTTGTTAGGGGGGCATTCCAGTGACATTTCGTCAATTCGCGTTTAA
- a CDS encoding ABC transporter permease, translating to MTFRQFAFNNVLRNKRLYAAYFLSSMFTVMIFFTFAIFAYHPAMSGSDVNHNAQVALSTSKWLIYAFSFFFVLYSMGSFLKTRKREFGLLMLQGMSPGQLRRMVFTENMLIGFGATIGGIALGLVFAKAILLIGENVLVLSQRLSFYVPIQAIGLTVLSFMLLFMLISLFISTVLRSGTLIQLIRSNRAGKSEPRASMLLSLVVVILLALGYGLALVVTTNIALQLLLPIVLMVSIATYLLFTQLSVYIIRAMKQRKQLFWRKTNMLLFSDLSYRMKDNARTFFLVAMVSTVAFCAIGTLYGLQSTFYKNVIDTTDYDITYYSETGGKQSANHAQMISDQLKANGIATTSLDATLNRYAFKDGQGNVTVLSVSEFNRLLQTFGQEAIQVNGHDAALITSNAENEKTLKLSNRVLETNSGIAVQTTRPIVSQVIPDTTVTLVIADKLYAQLGKPQSSEQVYAWQTDASKDQLLQAAKQITERLPQADADAYLSIPEVTLYQLQSLYGIALFIGLFIGVVFFVSAGSFLYFRLYSDLDDDKEKFRAIAKLGLTDRELNQVLTRQIALLFFAPIVVALVHGAIALTTLSHLLERSLVQESAIVLGIFFIIQLVYFFIVRFFYIKQIRSALR from the coding sequence GTGACATTTCGTCAATTCGCGTTTAATAACGTCCTCCGCAACAAACGACTGTACGCCGCTTATTTTCTGAGCAGCATGTTCACGGTGATGATCTTCTTCACCTTTGCTATTTTCGCCTATCATCCGGCGATGAGCGGTAGTGATGTGAATCATAATGCGCAGGTTGCCCTATCCACATCCAAATGGCTGATCTACGCCTTCTCGTTCTTTTTCGTGCTGTACTCGATGGGCTCCTTCCTGAAGACACGCAAGCGGGAATTTGGACTGCTAATGCTACAAGGTATGTCGCCCGGTCAGCTACGTCGGATGGTATTTACGGAAAATATGCTGATCGGCTTTGGCGCTACGATTGGCGGCATTGCATTGGGTCTTGTCTTTGCCAAAGCGATTTTGTTAATCGGGGAAAATGTACTCGTACTGAGTCAGCGACTGAGTTTCTACGTACCGATACAGGCGATTGGATTGACTGTATTGTCCTTCATGCTGCTGTTCATGCTCATCTCGCTGTTCATCTCTACTGTACTGCGCAGTGGTACGCTCATTCAGCTCATCCGCAGCAATCGCGCTGGCAAAAGCGAACCGCGTGCATCCATGCTGCTGTCCTTGGTCGTGGTCATCCTGCTCGCCTTGGGTTACGGGCTTGCGCTAGTGGTCACTACGAATATAGCGTTGCAATTGCTGCTGCCGATCGTGCTTATGGTCAGTATCGCTACGTACCTGTTATTCACGCAGCTCAGCGTATATATTATTCGTGCCATGAAGCAGCGAAAACAACTGTTTTGGCGTAAAACGAATATGCTGCTGTTTTCCGATCTGTCATATCGGATGAAGGATAATGCACGGACATTCTTTCTCGTCGCTATGGTATCGACAGTGGCATTCTGCGCTATCGGAACCTTGTACGGTCTACAATCCACCTTCTACAAAAATGTCATTGATACCACTGATTATGACATCACGTATTATTCTGAAACAGGAGGCAAGCAGAGCGCCAATCATGCTCAAATGATCTCCGATCAATTAAAGGCCAACGGAATCGCTACCACTTCACTGGATGCTACATTGAATCGATACGCATTCAAGGATGGGCAAGGCAATGTGACGGTACTCAGTGTCAGCGAATTCAATCGTCTTCTGCAAACATTTGGACAGGAAGCGATTCAAGTAAATGGTCATGACGCTGCCCTGATTACATCCAATGCTGAAAATGAAAAAACGTTGAAGCTGAGTAACCGTGTGTTGGAAACGAATAGCGGTATCGCGGTACAAACGACACGTCCCATCGTCTCCCAAGTCATACCTGACACCACCGTAACACTCGTTATTGCAGATAAGCTGTATGCACAGCTAGGCAAGCCACAATCCAGTGAACAGGTATACGCATGGCAAACCGATGCCAGCAAAGATCAGCTACTGCAAGCAGCCAAACAGATTACAGAACGACTTCCGCAAGCGGATGCCGATGCTTATTTAAGTATCCCTGAGGTCACGCTGTATCAACTTCAGAGCCTGTATGGGATCGCACTGTTTATTGGTTTGTTTATCGGAGTTGTATTCTTCGTCTCGGCTGGTAGCTTCCTCTATTTCCGACTGTATAGCGATCTGGATGATGACAAGGAGAAATTCCGCGCAATCGCCAAGCTTGGTTTGACCGACCGCGAATTGAATCAAGTGTTAACGCGCCAGATTGCGTTATTGTTCTTCGCCCCTATCGTCGTTGCGCTTGTTCATGGAGCGATTGCACTGACCACACTATCGCATCTTCTGGAACGATCGTTAGTACAGGAATCGGCAATAGTACTCGGTATTTTCTTCATCATTCAACTGGTGTATTTCTTCATCGTACGCTTCTTCTATATCAAGCAAATACGCTCTGCCCTGCGTTAA